In Epinephelus moara isolate mb chromosome 9, YSFRI_EMoa_1.0, whole genome shotgun sequence, a genomic segment contains:
- the cetn3 gene encoding centrin-3: MSLTVRTELASDKNKRKKRRELTEDQKHEIKEAFELFDTDKDKEIDYHELKVAMRALGFEVKKVDVLKILKDYDREGNGKITFEDFNEVVTDRILERDPKEEIMKAFKLFDDDESGKISLRNLRRVARELGENISDEELRSMIDEFDADGDGEINQEEFLSIMTGDS; the protein is encoded by the exons ATGAGTCTGACAGTAAG AACTGAACTTGCGTCAGACAAAAACAAGCgcaagaagaggagagagctcACCGAGGACCAGAAACATGAAATCAAAGAAGCTTTCGAGCTGTTCGACACAGACAAAGATAAAGAAATTGACTATCACGAGCTGAAG GTGGCCATGCGTGCACTCGGCTTTGAGGTGAAGAAGGTGGATGTTTTGAAGATTCTTAAAGATTATGACAGAGAGGGTAACGGCAAAATAACATTTGAGGATTTCAATGAAGTTG TGACCGATCGCATCCTGGAGCGAGACCCAAAGGAGGAGATCATGAAGGCCTTCAAGCTGTTTGATGATGACGAGTCAGGGAAGATCAGTCTGAGGAACCTGAGACGAGTCGCTCGGGAACTCGGGGAGAACATCAGCGACGAGGAGCTGCGCAGCATGATCGACGAGTTCGACGCCGACGGAGACGGTGAAA TAAATCAGGAGGAGTTCCTCTCCATCATGACCGGAGACTCCTGA